The Epinephelus lanceolatus isolate andai-2023 chromosome 17, ASM4190304v1, whole genome shotgun sequence region TCCTGCGTCCGTCTGTGTTTTCAGGAAGCTCAGAACCTGATGGCTCTGACCAACATCGACACCCCTCTGAAGGGAGGCCTCAACACCCCGCTGCACGAGAGCGACTTCAGTGGCGTCACACCTCAGCGGCAGCTCGTACAAACACCCAACACTGTTCTCAGCACACCGTTCAGGTAACAACGCTGTCGCTGCTTTATTGAGACAACCCTGATGTGTGTGGTGCTGTGACTGTTAACCCTTTGTGGTCATCTCCAACAGAACACCTTCACAGGGTCAGGGGCAGGAGGGCATGACGCCTCAAGCTGGAGGAGCGATGACCCCACGTGGGGCAGCGACCCCAGGTTTGACCCCCGGCCGCACTCCGCTCAGAGACAAACTGAATATCAACAGTGAGGAGCAGCTGGCCGACCCTGCGTACGCCAAACACCTGGTAAATACACACTTCTACATGATATACTGTCAATATACACACTCACTGTCGACTCTGAATATGTAGAATTTAAACAGTCATACATTATCTAAGACCTCACTGTCACATTAATAATactcaaaaaagaaaatggatgaACCTGTCGtctctcctctcacacacagcaAAGAGAAAGCCTGCAGCAGCTGAGGCAGGGcctgatgtcacttcctgttcccAAGAACGACTTTGAGATTGTTCTTCCGGAAAATGCAGAGAAGGAACTGgaagagacggagacagagacgGGATTCATCGAGGACTCTGCAGATGTAGAAGCACGCAAACAGGTATGTGCTTTAGAGTTTAGCTCGGAGGACAACGTGATTTTAATGAGTGCGTAACTGAGGCTGCGATCAGACTGCAGGCACATCAGATTTGTTTCTGAAAGCAGATCTTGAGGACAGACTGTCCGCACTTTTTTGCAAGTAATCACGTCAGATTTATGTGTCCAGACATCTCTAACCTGTGTGCATGGGTTGCTGTGGTAACCATGTAGGCATCAGTAGCTGTGTAGCGATGCTGGTGACGTGGCTTTCCAGCACTGAAGCATTACAAATGAAGGTCCATCATTTCGTCCTCCCAACAGTTTATTCAAGCCTGTGCACAGACTTCTGTTCATCATGTTGTCCTCTTCATCACTCTGGATTTGTCGTCGTcataatgttttgtttgtaaaaacacTTTGGAGTCTGATCTGAACGTCCAGACTGAGATGCATTTGTAGACATCTGATTAGTCGCATTTCAAATCACTTCCAAATGTGGTTTGGATCAGATTtagtgtgggtttttttctgctgtCCAGACCTCCTTAAATCAATCTGAATATACCAAAAAAGCGATTAGGCCTGGCAGTCTGAACAAGGCCAAAATGATATAAACCCCCTTCGTGTATGTCGTTCAAATAATGTTTGTCAAATATttactggtgtgtgtgtatgtgtgtgtgtgtctcaggctTTACGggatgcagagagggagaaggagctgAAGCTGCGACACACTGCTGTTCAGAGGAGCCTTCCCAGACCTACTGAGGTAACAAACACACCTCCTGAGGGTTTCATCAAGCTGACAGTGGCTGCctgtacatgcacacatgatTCAGTTTTTGGCTTTTATTCCAAAATAGACAGTATTCCTGCTAAGCTGTTGACACgtctaatgaaaatgaatattccactaacaTTCTTGCTTATATGCAGCTGTGTATGTTCTGATTAACGTGCCCTAACATGTCGTGTTTCGCGTCAAAGAATATAGAAGTGGAACGGCCGGAGctgcttgtgccattttgcttctttgcataaAAATAGAATTCAAAGTTTCCTGCTGGTGTCTGACGTGTTGGGCTGTGTGTCTTTCATTCCTTCACTCGCCTTCTTAAAAAGGTCGATGTTGTGATATTTGCACTTGTTAATAGACGTTGTGTTTCTCCTTTCAACCACAAATgtgtgggttgtttttttttaattggacaTCATCTCTACACCAGCCCTCAAACTGTTGGctggttggtttgtgtacagcgtatccatgacaacacacagagctgactgtaaacaggcaagaggccgTGTGTCACACACTGAAGATAACCGCCCAATGGAGATGCATGTTACAGATTAGGGGTTTTATCATTTCTATTTagacattttatatattttagtaGATTTATTTTATCCTCCTGGGTTTTTATGGTTGTTGTCAGCTTTGTAACCTTGTGTAGAGAAGTGTTTTATCAATAACGTTTATTATTGCAGCGTGATGATGTCAGCTTGTCTGCCTCTGCAGGTTAACGAGTCTGTCCTCCGTCCCGCCTCCATGGAGCCGCTCTCAGACCTGCAGCTGGCCGAGGAGCTGATCAAACAGGAAATGATCACCATGCTGCACTTCGACTGCCTGCACCACCCGTCAGCCAACGCAGCCAATCAGCTGCAGCGCGGCAAAACCAGAGGCCCCACGTCGACGTCTAACAACGCTTCTCACATAGGCTACCTGGAAACACATTCCTACAAACCAGTCAGCACAGAGGAGATGGagcaggtaacacacacacgcacatacagccagcactGTTGTTTTCACTTGAGAAGTTCCTCAAATTAATCAGCTGCTCTGTCTCAGTACGAGTTTGGTAATAAAGACGTGTTAGAGATACGCTGTGTGTTGTTTGAGACACGGTTACTGAtggcgttgtgtgtgtgtgtgtgtgtgtgtgtgtgtgatgttaaaCAGGCGAAGGCGATACTGGCATCAGAAATGGAGGTGGTGAAAGCAGGAATGGGTCACGGTGATCTCAGCATGGAGGCCTACAGTCAGGTGTGGGAGGAATGCTACGGACAGGTAAGCCTCTCTCTGTCAGCCGACCCTAAAGCCTTTCACGGCCTTCCTCCTCACAGGAAACAGACTTCTGCTCAGCGGCTGATTCATCAtgtctgcctctgtgtttcTGCAGGTGTTATATCTACCTGCTCAGAACAGGTACACCAGAGCAAACCTGGCATCAAAGAAAGACCGAATTGAGAGCCTGGAGAAAAAGCTGGATGTGAGAATGGTTCacttcaacattttaaaacagttaaaTCTTTATGAATTAAATCTTTATGAATTcgctgtgtctgtctgcctccaGGTGAACCGTGGTCACATGACAGCAGAGGCACGGAGAGCAGCCAAGCTGGAGAAGAAACTCAAAATCCTACTGGGAGGGTTTCAGtccagagctctgggtctcctgaagcagcaCAATGAACTCTGGGAACAGGTATTGAACGTTGTGGAGTTTTAAAtctaatattaaaaaaacatccttATTTATTCTTCATTTTCAGCGTAACAGAATGCAGCACTCTGAAGAATTAGCTTAAAGATGCTTCTGTAAAACACTAAATACAGACCTGAAATTGAGTGAACTGATGAGCTGCCTACTTCAGTCTGTTCTCTACAAACTGTAAATCATAGTGGTGTCTGAAACTCTGTGTAATTCTTAGATATTATGTGTGTTATATAAATGCATTATTGTAATAATAGTGATGTTCTCATGCTGTCCACCAGGTGGAGCAGTCAGCCACAGAGCTTCAGACCTTCAGTCAGCTTAAGAAACAAGAGGATACTGCCATTCCCCGGAGACAAGCggtattaataatttaattaataacacacacatacacgaaTACTGTACCAGTGAAAATACAACTGACTGCAAAGTTTTTATGACGTACTGTAGTgtaactatactatgacgtttttatcacattttggacgacatacgatactatgacgtttttatcacattttggacgacatactatactatgacgtttttatcacattttggacgacatactatactatgacgtttttatcacattttgtgcaacatgctatactatgacgttttttcatgatttttgacgacatactatactatgacgtttttatcacattttggacgacatactatactatgacgtttttatcacattttgtgcaacatgctatactatgacgtttttttatgatttttgacgacatactatactatgacgtttttatcacattttgtacaacatgctatactatgacgtttttgtcacattttggacgacatgctatactatgacgttttttcatgatttttgacgacatactatactatgacgtttttatcacatttttggcgacatgctatactatgacgtttttatcacattttggacgacatgctatactatgacgtttatatcacattttggacgacatgctatactatgacgtttatatcacattttggacgacatgctatactatgacgtttatatcacattttggacgacatactatactatgacgtttttatcacattttgtacaacatgctatactatgacgttttatcacattttggatgacatactatactatgacgttttatcacattttggacgacatactatactatgatgtttttatcacattttggacgacatactatactatgacgtttttatcacattttggacgacagtgtactgtgacgtttttatcacattttggacgacatagtgtactgtgacgtttttatcacatttttggcgacatgctatactatgacgtttttatcacattttggacgacatgctatactatgacgtttatatcacattttggacgacatgctatactatgacgtttatatcacattttggacgacatactatactatgacgtttttatcacattttggacgacatactatactatgacgtttttgtcacattttggacgacatactatactatgacgttttatcacattttggacgacatactatactatgatgtttttatcacattttggacgacatactgtactatgatgtttttatcacattttggacgacatagtgtactgtgacgtttttatcacatttttggcgacatgctatactatgacgtttttatcacattttgtgcaacatgctatactatgacgtttttatcacattttgtgcaacatgctatactgtgacgtttttatcacattttgtgcaacatgctatactgtgacgtttttatcacattttggacgacatgctatactatgacgtttatatcacattttggacgacatgctatactatgacgtttatatcacattttggacgacatgctatactatgacgtttatatcacattttggacgagatgctatactatgacgtttatatcacattttggacgacatgctatactatgacgtttatatcacattttggacgacatgctatactatgacgtttttatcacattttgtacaacatgctatactatgacgttttatcacattttggatgacatactatactatgacgttttatcacattttggacgacatactatactatgatgtttttatcacattttggacgacatactatactatgacgtttttatcacattttggacgacatagtgtactgtgacgtttttatcacattttggacgacatagtgtactgtgacgtttttatcacatttttggcgacatgctatactatgacgtttttatcacattttggacgacatgctatactatgacgtttatatcacattttggacgacatgctatactatgacgtttatatcacattttggacgacatactatactatgacgtttttatcacattttggacgacatactatactatgacgtttttgtcacattttggacgacatactatactatgacgttttatcacattttggacgacatactatactatgatgtttttatcacattttggacgacatactgtactatgatgtttttatcacattttggacgacatagtgtactgtgacgtttttatcacatttttggcgacatgctatactatgacgtttttatcacattttgtgcaacatgctatactatgacgtttttatcacattttgtgcaacatgctatactgtgacgtttttatcacattttgtgcaacatgctatactgtgacgtttttatcacattttggacgacatgctatactgtgacgttttcatcacactttggacgacatacgatactatgacgtttatatcacattttggacgacatgctatactatgacgtttttatcacattttgtacaacatgctatactatgacgttttttgtcacattttggacgacatactatactatgacgttttcatcacattttggatggcatgctatactaagacgttttatcacattttggacgacatactatagtatgacgtttatatcacattttggacgacatgctatactaagctgttttatcacattttggacgacatactatactatgacgtttatatcacattttggacgacatactatactatgacgttttcatcacattttggacgacatactatactatgacgttttcatcacattttggacgacatactatactatgacgtttttatcacattttggacgacatactatactatgacgtttttatcacattttgggcgacatactatgacgtttttattacattttggacgacatgctatattatgacgtttttatcacattttgggcgacatactatactatgaagtttttatcacattttgggtgaaatactgtactgtgacgtttttatcacattttggacgacatacgatactatgacgttttcatcacattttggacgacatacgatactatgacgtttatatcacattttggacgacatgctatactatgacgtttttatcacattttgtacaacatgctatactatgacgttttttgtcacattttggacgacatactatactatgacgttttcatcacattttggatggcatgctatactaagacgttttatcacattttggacgacatactatagtatgacgtttatatcacattttggacgacatgctatactaagctgttttatcacattttggacgacatactatact contains the following coding sequences:
- the cdc5l gene encoding cell division cycle 5-like protein, which produces MPRIMIKGGVWRNTEDEILKAAVMKYGKNQWSRIASLLHRKSAKQCKARWYEWLDPSIKKTEWSREEEEKLLHLAKLMPTQWRTIAPIIGRTAAQCLEHYEYLLDKAAQRDNEEEVGDDPRKLKPGEIDPNPETKPARPDPVDMDEDELEMLSEARARLANTQGKKAKRKAREKQLEEARRLAALQKRRELRAAGIDVQKKRKKKRGVDYNAEIPFEKKPAQGFYDTSMEQYNALEPNFKRLRQQHLDGELRNEQEERERKKDKQKIKKKKESDLPSAILQTSGVAEFTKKRSKLVLPTPQISDAELEEVVKLGVASEVARQAAEESESGNSASSALLSEYSVTNAMATGLRTPRTPAAQDRILQEAQNLMALTNIDTPLKGGLNTPLHESDFSGVTPQRQLVQTPNTVLSTPFRTPSQGQGQEGMTPQAGGAMTPRGAATPGLTPGRTPLRDKLNINSEEQLADPAYAKHLQRESLQQLRQGLMSLPVPKNDFEIVLPENAEKELEETETETGFIEDSADVEARKQALRDAEREKELKLRHTAVQRSLPRPTEVNESVLRPASMEPLSDLQLAEELIKQEMITMLHFDCLHHPSANAANQLQRGKTRGPTSTSNNASHIGYLETHSYKPVSTEEMEQAKAILASEMEVVKAGMGHGDLSMEAYSQVWEECYGQVLYLPAQNRYTRANLASKKDRIESLEKKLDVNRGHMTAEARRAAKLEKKLKILLGGFQSRALGLLKQHNELWEQVEQSATELQTFSQLKKQEDTAIPRRQAALREDVERQMERERELQQRYGELLMEREALINSAQKY